Proteins encoded in a region of the Sphingomonas japonica genome:
- a CDS encoding MFS transporter — translation MTHSGSRLRSIIGGSAGNLVEWYDWYAYAAFTLYFAPHFFPSDDPTVELLQAAAVFALGFFMRPIGGWLMGVYSDRRGRKAGLTLSVTLMCFGSLLIAITPTYATIGVAAPALLLTARLLQGLSVGGEYGASATYLSEMGGRKHRGFFASFQYVTLIGGQLVALAVLILLQNLLSEAALDQWGWRIPFVIGGLLAIGVFWLRQGLAETESFAKVDQAAATRSGFWPLLRHHPRETVTVLALTAGGTLAFYAYSIYMQKFLVNTSGFSRETASAISAGTLLIFMCLQPVVGALSDRIGRKPVMIAFGVFGVLFTYPIFSTLAATRDPATAFAICLAALVIVSGYSAISGVVKAEMYPAHIRTLGVALPYAIANALFGGTAEYIALWFKDSGFEEGFYWYVTAMIGVSLVTYATMRDTRDHSLIVED, via the coding sequence ATGACCCATTCCGGCTCCCGCCTCCGCTCGATCATCGGCGGCTCCGCGGGCAATCTCGTCGAATGGTACGACTGGTATGCCTATGCGGCGTTCACGCTCTACTTCGCGCCGCATTTCTTCCCGTCCGACGATCCCACCGTCGAACTGCTCCAGGCCGCCGCGGTGTTCGCGCTCGGCTTCTTCATGCGGCCGATCGGCGGCTGGCTGATGGGCGTCTATTCGGACCGTCGCGGTCGCAAGGCCGGGCTGACGCTGTCGGTGACGCTGATGTGCTTCGGATCGCTGCTGATCGCGATCACGCCGACCTATGCGACGATCGGCGTCGCGGCCCCCGCGCTGCTGCTGACCGCAAGGCTGCTGCAGGGACTGTCGGTCGGCGGAGAATATGGCGCGAGCGCAACCTATCTGTCCGAGATGGGCGGCAGGAAGCATCGCGGCTTCTTCGCCAGCTTCCAGTATGTCACGCTGATCGGCGGTCAGCTGGTCGCGCTCGCGGTGCTGATCCTGCTGCAAAATCTGTTGAGCGAAGCTGCACTCGACCAATGGGGCTGGCGCATCCCGTTTGTGATCGGAGGGCTGCTGGCGATCGGCGTGTTCTGGCTCCGCCAAGGGCTCGCCGAGACCGAGAGCTTTGCCAAGGTCGATCAAGCCGCGGCAACCCGCTCGGGCTTCTGGCCGCTGCTGCGCCATCATCCACGCGAAACCGTCACCGTACTGGCGTTGACCGCGGGCGGCACGCTCGCCTTCTACGCCTATTCGATCTACATGCAGAAGTTCCTGGTCAACACCAGCGGGTTCAGCCGCGAGACCGCTTCGGCAATCAGCGCCGGTACCCTGCTGATCTTCATGTGCCTCCAACCCGTGGTCGGCGCGCTGTCGGACCGGATCGGGCGCAAGCCGGTGATGATCGCATTCGGCGTCTTCGGCGTTCTCTTCACCTATCCGATCTTCTCGACGCTGGCGGCCACCCGCGATCCGGCGACGGCATTCGCGATCTGCCTGGCGGCGCTGGTCATCGTCAGCGGCTACAGCGCGATTTCGGGCGTGGTGAAGGCGGAAATGTATCCCGCGCACATCCGCACGCTCGGCGTCGCATTGCCCTATGCCATCGCCAACGCGCTGTTCGGCGGCACCGCTGAATATATCGCGCTATGGTTCAAGGACTCGGGGTTCGAAGAGGGGTTCTACTGGTACGTCACCGCGATGATCGGCGTGTCGCTCGTCACCTATGCGACGATGCGCGACACGCGCGATCACAGCCTGATCGTCGAGGACTAA
- a CDS encoding dicarboxylate/amino acid:cation symporter: MTSVAPPGRWWSHLYLQVLVAIAAGAALGHFAPDTGAALKPLGDAFIKLVKMIIAPVIFLTLVTGIAGIRDLAEVGRVALKAFVYFLFFSTLALIVGLIVANTVRPGAGLNIDPATLDGGAVDTYTKAAGDSSLTGFLLDIIPTTLVSPFTGGNILQVLLVSILFGVAFVLVGKRAQPVLDLLEQLSAVVFRIVGMLMRLAPIGAFGAIAFTIGEYGIGTLANLGALVATYYLTSLLFVIVVLGIVARIAGFSIFKLIAYLKAELLLVLGTSSSEAALPALITKMEQAGCAKAVVGLVVPTGYSFNLDGTNIYMTLAALFIAQATGVDLTLGEQLLLLGVAMLSSKGAAGVTGAGFITLAATLSIVPSVPVAGMALILGVDRFMSECRSLTNFIGNAVATVVVARWEGQLDKGMLAAALARRSAPYVEADVYPEPSA, from the coding sequence ATGACGTCGGTGGCGCCGCCGGGCCGGTGGTGGTCGCACCTCTATCTGCAAGTGCTCGTCGCGATCGCCGCCGGGGCGGCGTTGGGACATTTCGCGCCCGACACCGGCGCCGCGCTGAAACCGCTCGGCGATGCGTTCATCAAGCTGGTCAAGATGATCATCGCGCCCGTGATCTTTCTGACGCTCGTAACCGGCATCGCCGGCATCCGCGACCTTGCTGAAGTCGGCCGCGTCGCATTGAAGGCGTTCGTCTATTTCCTGTTCTTCTCGACGCTGGCTTTAATCGTCGGCCTGATCGTCGCCAACACGGTGCGGCCCGGCGCCGGTCTGAACATCGATCCGGCGACGCTCGATGGCGGCGCGGTCGATACCTACACCAAGGCGGCAGGCGACAGCAGCCTGACCGGTTTCCTGCTCGACATCATCCCGACGACACTGGTCAGCCCGTTCACCGGCGGCAACATCCTGCAGGTACTGCTGGTGTCGATCCTGTTCGGGGTCGCGTTCGTGCTGGTCGGCAAGCGCGCTCAGCCCGTCCTCGACCTGCTCGAACAGCTCAGCGCGGTAGTGTTCCGCATCGTAGGGATGCTGATGCGGCTCGCACCCATAGGTGCGTTCGGCGCCATCGCCTTCACCATCGGCGAATATGGCATCGGCACGCTCGCCAATCTCGGCGCGTTGGTAGCCACCTATTACCTGACGTCCCTGCTGTTCGTGATCGTGGTGCTCGGCATCGTCGCGCGGATCGCCGGCTTCTCGATCTTCAAGCTGATCGCGTATCTCAAGGCCGAATTGCTGCTCGTGCTCGGCACGTCGTCATCCGAAGCTGCGCTGCCCGCGCTCATCACCAAGATGGAACAGGCGGGGTGCGCCAAGGCAGTCGTCGGCCTGGTCGTGCCGACCGGCTATTCGTTCAACCTCGACGGCACCAACATCTATATGACGCTGGCGGCATTGTTCATCGCGCAGGCGACCGGCGTCGACCTGACACTTGGCGAGCAGTTGCTGTTGCTCGGTGTCGCGATGCTGTCGTCGAAGGGCGCAGCAGGTGTCACCGGCGCAGGGTTCATCACGCTGGCCGCGACGCTGTCGATCGTGCCATCCGTGCCCGTCGCAGGCATGGCGCTGATCCTGGGCGTCGATCGCTTCATGTCGGAATGCCGCAGCCTGACCAATTTCATCGGCAACGCCGTGGCCACGGTGGTGGTCGCGCGCTGGGAAGGACAGCTGGACAAAGGCATGCTGGCAGCAGCGCTCGCACGCCGAAGCGCGCCTTATGTCGAGGCGGACGTGTATCCCGAACCGTCGGCATGA
- a CDS encoding AMP nucleosidase — MTQASRIVAELDRLYTASVSNLQAALTAYLADRTPPPAASRSDGSFAYPEIRLRYRGGPDRPAPPRSFGRLVTAGDYRISVTKPAQFADYLIEQLTLLIEDYDVEVDAVPGRQEIPFPYVLDPGHALQLDEVSALDLARFFPATELANIGDEIADGIWEAADAVRPLALFDGLRTDFSLARLRHYTGTPSEHVQQYVLFTNYHRYVDEFVRWAVDQLGDGSFYTGVSGAGGVMLKAGDDPDRLVTDSAWRRHQMPAYHLMAPGRAGITLVNIGVGPSNAKTICDHLAVTRPEAWLMIGHCGGLRPSQRIGDYVLAHAYLRDDHVLDDVLPPEIPVPAIAEVQQALARAAANVSGQSGDELKRRLRTGTIVTTDDRNWELRFSASALRFSLSRAVGIDMESATIAAQGYRFRVPYGTLLCVSDKPLHGELKLPGQANRFYERAISEHMRIGIETCELLRSEGANLHSRKLRAFNEPPFR, encoded by the coding sequence ATGACGCAAGCATCCCGGATCGTCGCCGAGCTCGATCGGCTCTACACCGCCTCGGTCAGCAACCTGCAGGCTGCGCTCACCGCCTATCTCGCCGATCGCACGCCACCGCCTGCGGCGTCGCGCAGCGACGGATCGTTCGCCTATCCCGAAATCCGGCTGCGCTATCGCGGCGGGCCCGACCGCCCCGCCCCGCCCCGCTCGTTCGGACGGCTGGTCACGGCGGGCGACTATCGGATCAGCGTCACCAAGCCGGCGCAGTTCGCCGACTATCTGATCGAACAGCTGACGCTGCTGATCGAGGATTATGACGTCGAGGTCGATGCGGTGCCAGGGCGCCAGGAAATCCCGTTCCCCTATGTGCTCGATCCCGGCCACGCGCTCCAGCTCGACGAAGTGTCCGCGCTCGACCTTGCCCGCTTCTTTCCCGCGACCGAGCTCGCCAATATCGGCGACGAGATCGCCGATGGCATCTGGGAAGCCGCCGACGCGGTCCGCCCGCTGGCATTGTTCGACGGCCTTCGCACCGACTTCTCGCTCGCGCGACTGCGGCACTACACCGGCACTCCGTCCGAGCATGTCCAGCAATATGTGCTGTTCACCAACTATCACCGCTATGTCGACGAATTCGTGCGCTGGGCGGTCGATCAGCTGGGAGATGGCAGCTTCTACACCGGCGTGTCCGGCGCCGGCGGTGTGATGCTCAAGGCCGGGGACGATCCCGACCGGCTGGTCACCGACAGCGCGTGGCGGCGGCACCAGATGCCGGCATATCACCTGATGGCGCCCGGGCGCGCCGGGATCACGCTGGTCAATATCGGCGTCGGCCCATCCAACGCCAAGACGATCTGCGACCATCTCGCCGTCACCCGGCCCGAGGCGTGGCTGATGATCGGCCATTGCGGAGGCCTGCGTCCCAGCCAGCGGATCGGCGACTATGTCCTCGCGCATGCCTATCTGCGCGACGACCATGTCCTTGACGATGTGCTGCCGCCCGAAATCCCCGTCCCCGCGATCGCGGAGGTGCAACAGGCGCTCGCGCGTGCCGCCGCCAATGTCTCGGGCCAGTCGGGCGATGAGCTCAAGCGCCGCCTGCGCACTGGCACCATCGTCACTACCGACGACCGCAACTGGGAATTGCGCTTTTCGGCATCGGCGCTGCGCTTCTCGCTCAGCCGCGCGGTCGGGATCGACATGGAATCGGCGACGATCGCCGCGCAGGGCTATCGTTTCCGCGTTCCCTACGGCACCCTGCTGTGCGTGTCGGACAAGCCGCTCCACGGCGAGCTCAAGCTGCCCGGCCAGGCCAACCGCTTCTACGAACGCGCGATCAGCGAGCATATGCGGATCGGCATCGAGACCTGCGAGCTGCTCCGTAGCGAAGGCGCCAACCTGCACAGCCGCAAGCTGCGCGCGTTCAACGAGCCGCCGTTCCGGTGA
- a CDS encoding peroxiredoxin, whose translation MTISVGDRLPDATFIKPTANGPEPVTTEEFFKGRKVALFSVPGAFTPTCSVKHLPGFVDKIDAFKDKGIDEVACTAVNDAFVLGAWEQANDASGKVTMLADGNASFAKAIGLEMDNSSYGMGVRGQRYAMIVNDGVVEALDVEAPGEFKVSSAEHVLEQL comes from the coding sequence ATGACTATTTCCGTGGGCGACCGCCTGCCCGACGCTACCTTCATCAAGCCTACCGCCAACGGCCCCGAGCCAGTCACGACCGAGGAATTCTTTAAGGGCCGCAAGGTCGCGTTGTTCTCGGTCCCCGGCGCATTCACTCCGACCTGTTCGGTCAAGCATTTGCCCGGCTTCGTCGACAAGATCGATGCGTTCAAGGACAAGGGCATCGACGAGGTCGCCTGCACCGCGGTCAACGACGCGTTCGTACTCGGCGCGTGGGAGCAGGCAAACGACGCGTCGGGCAAGGTGACGATGCTCGCCGACGGCAATGCCAGCTTCGCAAAGGCGATCGGGCTGGAAATGGATAATTCAAGCTACGGCATGGGCGTGCGCGGTCAGCGCTATGCGATGATCGTCAACGACGGCGTGGTCGAGGCACTCGACGTCGAGGCGCCTGGTGAATTTAAGGTGAGTTCCGCAGAGCACGTCCTCGAACAATTGTAA
- a CDS encoding YqgE/AlgH family protein has translation MPGIGDPRFERSVIAMCAHDSEGALGIGLGATIDGLGFHDLLDQFEIAHGVAEDKRVHFGGPVEPRRGFVIHSSDWGGQDTIDVAGRWALSGTVDILRAIAGGTGPAQWIAALGYAGWGEGQLDAELTRHGWFSTKGDIALLYDTAAEDRWSAAYDGAGIDPRMLANRTGTA, from the coding sequence ATGCCGGGTATCGGCGATCCGCGTTTCGAACGGTCCGTCATCGCAATGTGCGCGCACGATAGCGAAGGCGCGCTGGGCATCGGGCTGGGCGCGACGATAGACGGCCTGGGCTTTCACGACCTGCTCGACCAGTTCGAGATTGCGCATGGCGTGGCCGAGGACAAGCGGGTGCATTTCGGCGGGCCGGTCGAACCGCGGCGCGGCTTCGTCATTCATTCGTCGGACTGGGGCGGGCAAGATACGATCGATGTGGCGGGACGCTGGGCCTTGTCGGGCACGGTCGATATCCTCCGCGCGATCGCGGGAGGGACGGGGCCGGCGCAGTGGATCGCGGCGCTTGGCTATGCGGGCTGGGGTGAGGGTCAGCTGGACGCGGAACTCACCAGGCATGGCTGGTTCAGCACTAAGGGCGATATCGCGCTGCTCTATGACACGGCGGCGGAGGACCGTTGGTCCGCTGCCTATGACGGGGCAGGGATCGACCCGCGTATGCTCGCCAATCGCACCGGCACCGCGTGA
- the ahcY gene encoding adenosylhomocysteinase → MATAPVLDTNDYVIKDIGLAEFGRMEIDIAETEMPGLMALREEFGASQPLKGARITGSLHMTIQTAVLIETLTALGADVRWATCNIFSTQDHAAAAIAATGVPVFAVKGESLADYWNYVGDIFSWDGDADGQTANIILDDGGDATMFALWGAKLEAGQTMPEPENEEEVEMQRALKAFIARKPGYLTETVKNLKGVSEETTTGVHRLYEISKKGELPFPAINVNDSVTKSKFDNLYGCKESLVDAIRRATDVMLAGKVAVVAGFGDVGKGSAQSLRNGGARVMVTEVDPICALQAAMEGFEVVTMEEAVKRADIFCTATGNADVITADHMKAMKPMSIVCNIGHFDSEIQIAALSNYKWTEVKPGTDLVEFPDGKQIIVLAKGRLVNLGCATGHPSFVMSASFTNQTLAQIELWTKGDNYKNEVYVLPKHLDEKVAALHLEKLGVSLSKLTPKQAGYIGVPVEGPFKPDHYRY, encoded by the coding sequence GTGGCTACCGCCCCCGTTCTCGACACCAACGACTATGTCATCAAGGATATCGGCCTCGCCGAATTCGGTCGCATGGAGATCGATATCGCCGAGACCGAGATGCCCGGCCTGATGGCGCTTCGCGAGGAATTCGGCGCTTCGCAGCCCTTGAAGGGCGCGCGCATCACCGGTTCGCTGCACATGACGATCCAGACCGCGGTGCTGATCGAGACGCTGACCGCATTGGGCGCCGACGTGCGCTGGGCGACCTGCAACATCTTCTCCACACAGGATCATGCCGCCGCCGCGATCGCCGCGACCGGCGTGCCGGTGTTCGCGGTGAAGGGCGAGAGCCTGGCCGATTACTGGAACTATGTCGGCGACATCTTCAGTTGGGATGGCGACGCGGATGGCCAGACTGCGAACATCATCCTCGACGACGGCGGCGATGCGACGATGTTCGCGCTGTGGGGCGCCAAGCTCGAAGCTGGGCAGACCATGCCCGAGCCGGAGAATGAGGAAGAGGTCGAGATGCAGCGCGCCTTGAAGGCGTTCATCGCGCGCAAGCCGGGTTATCTGACCGAGACGGTCAAGAACCTGAAGGGTGTTTCGGAGGAAACCACCACCGGTGTCCACCGTCTGTACGAGATTTCGAAGAAGGGCGAGCTTCCCTTCCCGGCGATCAACGTCAACGACAGCGTCACCAAGTCGAAGTTCGACAATCTCTACGGCTGCAAGGAATCGCTGGTCGACGCGATTCGCCGCGCTACCGACGTGATGCTCGCCGGCAAGGTCGCGGTCGTCGCCGGCTTCGGCGATGTCGGCAAGGGCAGCGCGCAGTCGCTGCGCAACGGCGGCGCACGCGTAATGGTGACCGAAGTCGATCCGATCTGCGCTCTGCAGGCGGCGATGGAGGGCTTCGAAGTCGTGACCATGGAAGAAGCGGTCAAGCGCGCCGACATCTTCTGCACCGCGACCGGCAATGCCGACGTCATCACCGCCGATCACATGAAGGCGATGAAGCCGATGTCGATCGTCTGCAACATCGGCCATTTCGACAGCGAGATCCAGATCGCGGCGCTGTCGAACTACAAGTGGACCGAGGTGAAGCCCGGCACCGACCTGGTCGAGTTCCCCGACGGCAAGCAGATCATCGTGCTGGCCAAGGGTCGCCTCGTGAACCTGGGCTGCGCGACCGGCCACCCGTCGTTCGTCATGTCGGCCAGCTTCACCAACCAGACGCTGGCGCAGATCGAGTTGTGGACCAAGGGCGACAACTACAAGAACGAAGTGTACGTCCTTCCCAAGCATCTCGACGAGAAGGTCGCGGCGCTGCACCTCGAAAAGCTCGGCGTGTCGCTGTCGAAGCTGACACCCAAGCAGGCGGGCTATATCGGCGTGCCGGTCGAAGGCCCGTTCAAGCCGGATCATTACCGCTACTGA
- a CDS encoding PAS-domain containing protein, which produces MTGISTLDAVLAGVMLALLVGAAGWALYSGLAQRSAARAARDDNGRLWAMLSASPALAMTVRGDGRTEASGKLIDWLGLSEPPRSLGDLDPGHGGIESDSAAAFTQAVTAAQRGGRPFRITVRARGSQRLLLAVGDRAPAALMAPGGVLVWFFDATEMQGEVHRLTDERDRLHGAFEALTGLIEAAPMPMWYRMPDLSLAMVNTAYVRAVDGGDADRTVDRGLELIEGPVAGAAIARDTGQPQVAAVPATIGGQRRMLRVHDVPLGDGGIAGYAIDIDDLEQARSGIKRFGVAQRALLDRLSAGVAQFAADRTLTFCNQPFRRLFAMRQEWLADRPEFDRVLERMREAKRLPEVRDFPGWKAERRDWFRAAENAIEENWHLPGGTHLRVVAQPLPEGGLLLIFEDRTEQVQLASARDTLLRVRTATFDNLFEALGVFAADGRLQLWNTKFRAVWGFDIEFLNQHPRVDALAREAAGRLANPARAALIGELVRSATVERLQRGGRVAFADGRHFEFAAVPLPDGNALLTMIDISDSRRIEQALRDRNDALEAADRVKTAFVANMSYELRTPLTSIQGFAEMLHGGFAGELSASGTDYAEAILTSVDRLSVLIDDVLDLTQSEAGVLERGPVDLERLAHEAAEAVLPIAQPKRIDLAVEVQGSAGAVTGDPQRLKKAVEHLLRHAVGGLPEGGRVLLHVDGDAKRARIVVSDDGPGMDADTAARAFDRFAQGQIARGSDRALGLGLPIARQFVEAHGGTIALVSEPGAGTLVTVELPR; this is translated from the coding sequence TTGACGGGCATTTCGACACTCGACGCTGTTCTTGCGGGCGTGATGCTGGCGCTGCTGGTCGGCGCGGCGGGCTGGGCGCTGTATTCCGGCCTGGCGCAGCGCAGCGCAGCGCGGGCGGCGCGCGATGACAATGGTCGGTTGTGGGCGATGCTGAGCGCATCGCCGGCGCTGGCAATGACGGTACGCGGCGATGGCCGGACCGAAGCGTCAGGCAAGCTGATCGACTGGCTGGGATTGAGCGAGCCGCCGCGCTCGCTCGGCGATCTCGATCCCGGACATGGCGGGATTGAGAGCGATTCCGCAGCTGCCTTTACCCAGGCGGTGACCGCAGCGCAGCGCGGCGGGCGACCGTTCCGGATCACGGTGCGAGCGCGCGGTTCGCAGCGGCTGCTGCTCGCGGTTGGCGATCGCGCCCCGGCTGCGCTGATGGCGCCGGGCGGGGTGCTGGTGTGGTTCTTCGACGCGACCGAGATGCAGGGTGAGGTCCATCGCCTCACCGACGAGCGCGATCGGCTGCACGGCGCGTTCGAAGCGCTGACCGGGCTGATCGAGGCGGCGCCGATGCCGATGTGGTATCGCATGCCCGACCTCAGCCTGGCGATGGTCAACACCGCCTATGTCCGCGCAGTCGATGGCGGCGATGCAGATCGCACAGTCGATCGCGGGCTTGAGCTGATCGAGGGGCCGGTGGCGGGTGCAGCGATCGCGCGCGACACCGGCCAGCCGCAGGTCGCGGCGGTGCCGGCGACGATCGGCGGGCAGCGCCGCATGCTGCGCGTCCACGATGTGCCGCTGGGCGATGGCGGGATCGCAGGTTATGCGATCGACATCGACGATCTCGAACAGGCGCGGTCGGGAATCAAGCGGTTCGGGGTGGCACAGCGCGCGCTGCTCGACCGGCTCTCTGCAGGCGTGGCGCAATTTGCTGCGGATCGAACGCTGACGTTCTGCAACCAGCCGTTCCGGCGGCTGTTCGCCATGCGCCAGGAATGGCTCGCCGACCGGCCCGAGTTCGACCGCGTGCTCGAACGCATGCGCGAGGCCAAGCGCCTGCCCGAAGTGCGCGACTTTCCGGGATGGAAGGCAGAGCGGCGCGACTGGTTTCGGGCCGCGGAGAACGCGATCGAGGAGAATTGGCATCTGCCGGGAGGGACGCACCTGCGGGTCGTGGCGCAGCCCCTGCCCGAAGGCGGGCTGCTGCTGATCTTCGAGGATCGCACCGAACAGGTTCAGTTGGCGAGCGCCCGCGATACGCTGCTCAGGGTGCGGACGGCGACGTTCGACAATCTGTTCGAGGCATTGGGCGTGTTCGCCGCCGACGGGCGGTTGCAGTTGTGGAACACCAAATTCCGGGCGGTATGGGGGTTCGATATCGAGTTTCTCAACCAGCATCCCCGCGTCGATGCGCTGGCGCGGGAGGCAGCGGGGCGGCTCGCCAACCCGGCGCGTGCGGCGCTGATCGGCGAGCTGGTGCGATCGGCGACAGTCGAACGGCTGCAGCGCGGCGGACGGGTGGCGTTCGCCGACGGGCGGCATTTCGAGTTCGCCGCGGTGCCGCTGCCCGATGGCAACGCGCTGCTGACGATGATCGACATTTCCGACAGTCGCCGCATCGAACAGGCGCTGCGCGATCGCAACGACGCGCTGGAGGCGGCGGATCGCGTCAAGACCGCGTTCGTCGCCAATATGAGCTATGAACTGCGCACGCCGCTGACCTCTATCCAGGGCTTTGCCGAGATGCTGCATGGCGGCTTTGCGGGCGAATTGAGCGCGAGCGGCACCGACTATGCCGAAGCGATCCTGACGTCCGTCGACCGGCTGTCGGTGCTGATCGACGACGTTCTCGACCTGACGCAGAGCGAGGCGGGCGTTCTGGAACGGGGTCCGGTCGATCTCGAGCGCCTGGCGCATGAAGCGGCCGAGGCGGTGCTGCCGATCGCACAGCCCAAGCGCATCGACTTGGCGGTCGAGGTGCAGGGCAGCGCCGGCGCAGTGACGGGAGATCCGCAGAGACTGAAGAAGGCGGTCGAGCATCTGCTTCGCCACGCGGTCGGGGGATTGCCCGAGGGCGGACGGGTGCTGCTGCATGTCGACGGCGACGCGAAACGCGCGCGCATCGTGGTGTCCGACGACGGTCCGGGGATGGATGCCGACACCGCGGCGCGCGCTTTCGATCGCTTCGCCCAAGGCCAGATCGCACGGGGATCGGATCGCGCGCTCGGGCTCGGCCTGCCGATCGCGCGGCAGTTCGTGGAGGCTCATGGCGGCACGATCGCGCTGGTATCGGAACCGGGGGCGGGGACGCTGGTGACGGTGGAGTTGCCGCGGTGA
- the tsaE gene encoding tRNA (adenosine(37)-N6)-threonylcarbamoyltransferase complex ATPase subunit type 1 TsaE translates to MILRDADASDRLGRALAKRVRPGDVIALSGPLGAGKTSIARGVLAGLGLAGEAPSPSFAIVQPYDPPEVALPVLHIDLYRIEHPDEAEELGLDEQRGDSLLLVEWPERLGADAWRDALWLTLETKPEGGRGLTARVPEAWRARWPLT, encoded by the coding sequence GTGATTCTGCGTGACGCAGACGCGTCGGACAGGCTTGGCCGCGCACTCGCCAAACGGGTCCGCCCCGGCGACGTCATCGCCCTGTCGGGGCCGCTCGGCGCGGGCAAGACCAGTATCGCGCGCGGGGTGCTGGCCGGGCTGGGGCTTGCGGGAGAGGCCCCTTCCCCAAGTTTCGCGATCGTCCAGCCCTATGATCCGCCCGAGGTTGCGCTGCCCGTGCTGCACATCGACCTCTATCGGATCGAGCATCCGGATGAGGCAGAAGAGCTCGGGCTGGACGAGCAGCGGGGCGATTCGCTGCTGCTCGTCGAATGGCCGGAACGCCTCGGCGCGGATGCGTGGCGCGATGCGCTGTGGCTGACGCTGGAGACGAAGCCGGAGGGAGGGCGCGGCTTGACAGCGCGAGTGCCGGAGGCATGGAGGGCGCGATGGCCCCTGACATGA
- a CDS encoding aminoglycoside phosphotransferase family protein, which produces MNPPAAAAAFLAAAGWGDGEIRPLAGDASFRRYFRVLAPGRSAVLMDAPPPEEDPRPFLDIARWLKARGFAAPEILADDLTHGLVLIEDFGDARMRETVDAAPESELRLYEAAVDLLIRLHQEDAAPVADYGAAVYSREANLLTQWYCPAVGVDADQPGYRAAWDAVLAPVLADPRVTVLRDYHAENIMLIDGHETLGLLDFQDALAGHPAYDLVSLLQDARRDVPAALEAAMLDRYRRITGAGEAFDIAYHVLGAQRNAKIVGIFTRLWQRDSKPRYPALCPRVWGYLERDLAHPALAPVAEWFDANIPAALRGDPMAVSA; this is translated from the coding sequence ATGAATCCGCCCGCCGCTGCCGCTGCGTTCCTTGCCGCGGCGGGGTGGGGCGATGGTGAGATCCGGCCGCTCGCCGGCGACGCGTCGTTCCGCCGCTATTTCCGCGTCCTCGCGCCGGGGCGCAGCGCGGTGCTGATGGACGCTCCGCCGCCTGAGGAGGACCCGCGCCCGTTTCTCGATATCGCCCGCTGGCTCAAGGCGCGCGGCTTCGCGGCCCCGGAAATCCTTGCCGATGATCTCACCCACGGGCTGGTACTTATCGAGGATTTCGGCGACGCCCGGATGCGCGAGACCGTCGATGCCGCGCCCGAAAGCGAACTCAGGCTATACGAGGCGGCGGTGGATCTGCTGATCCGGCTCCATCAGGAGGATGCCGCCCCGGTCGCAGACTATGGCGCGGCGGTCTATTCCCGCGAGGCCAATTTGCTGACCCAGTGGTACTGTCCGGCGGTGGGCGTCGATGCTGACCAGCCGGGGTATCGCGCGGCGTGGGACGCCGTGCTCGCACCGGTGCTGGCCGATCCGCGCGTCACGGTTCTGCGCGACTATCACGCCGAGAACATCATGCTGATCGACGGGCACGAAACGCTGGGCCTGCTCGATTTCCAGGATGCACTGGCCGGGCACCCGGCCTATGACCTCGTCTCGCTGCTTCAGGACGCGCGGCGCGACGTTCCTGCCGCGCTCGAGGCGGCGATGCTCGATCGCTATCGCCGGATCACCGGCGCGGGGGAAGCGTTCGACATCGCCTATCACGTGCTCGGCGCGCAGCGGAACGCCAAGATCGTCGGCATCTTTACCCGGCTGTGGCAGCGCGACAGCAAGCCGCGCTATCCCGCATTGTGCCCGCGGGTATGGGGGTATCTCGAACGCGATCTCGCCCATCCCGCGCTCGCGCCGGTCGCCGAGTGGTTCGATGCCAACATCCCGGCGGCGCTGCGCGGCGATCCGATGGCCGTTTCGGCGTGA